A genomic segment from Neobacillus sp. YX16 encodes:
- the celB gene encoding PTS cellobiose transporter subunit IIC: MKSNFFEEKFLPIASKIGNQRHLLALRDGIMFAMPLMIIGSFFIIVAWLEAEWYQNFMAKTFGDNWNAFGDIVYNGTMGIIALVAVFGVAYSLAGSYKVDGKNIDGVPAGVLALAGYLIVNIMSTFMVDEESVSAWSPDIFSAQYLFVGLIVAIITAEIYRFFLQKKMIITLPDTVPPSVSRSFTALIPGFVIIIFFLIVRFVFEQTSWENFATFIQDVVTQPFTILGSTYIGTLIASLMEHLLWSFGIHGSSIITSVMEPIWITNADANLAAVKEGAKTLPHIITYTFYENGIWMGGSGATLPVAIYMMFLAKSKLLKKVGRLAIGPSIFNVNEPIMFGVPVVLNPFLMIPFMLAPVAVLTVTYFGTSMGIFPQTTGTIIPWTTPYFISGYLMTGGKIMGVVMQLVAFAVASAIWFPFIKMWDKKNLEMEKTSNTKMLDKKNLEMENATIN, encoded by the coding sequence ATGAAAAGTAATTTTTTTGAAGAGAAATTTTTACCGATTGCTTCGAAAATAGGTAATCAAAGACATTTGCTTGCCTTACGTGACGGTATTATGTTTGCAATGCCTCTTATGATAATTGGTTCGTTTTTCATTATTGTAGCTTGGTTAGAAGCAGAATGGTATCAAAACTTCATGGCAAAAACCTTTGGGGACAATTGGAATGCTTTTGGAGACATCGTTTATAACGGTACAATGGGTATCATTGCTTTAGTTGCTGTGTTTGGTGTAGCATACTCACTAGCAGGCAGTTATAAAGTCGATGGTAAGAATATTGATGGTGTTCCAGCTGGTGTTTTAGCATTAGCAGGATATTTAATTGTTAACATTATGAGCACTTTCATGGTTGATGAAGAAAGCGTATCCGCTTGGTCACCCGATATTTTTAGTGCACAGTATCTATTTGTTGGATTAATTGTTGCCATTATTACCGCTGAAATTTATCGTTTCTTCTTACAAAAGAAGATGATCATCACGTTACCTGATACTGTACCACCATCCGTTTCACGTTCTTTTACAGCCCTTATTCCTGGTTTTGTTATTATTATTTTCTTCTTAATAGTTAGATTTGTATTTGAGCAAACTAGTTGGGAAAATTTCGCAACTTTTATACAGGACGTTGTCACACAACCATTTACGATTTTAGGTTCAACCTACATTGGTACGCTTATCGCAAGTTTAATGGAACATCTCTTATGGAGTTTTGGAATCCATGGTTCATCCATCATCACTTCTGTTATGGAACCTATTTGGATTACGAATGCGGATGCAAATTTAGCGGCAGTAAAAGAGGGTGCAAAGACACTACCACATATCATTACGTATACATTCTATGAGAATGGTATCTGGATGGGTGGATCAGGCGCTACTTTACCAGTTGCTATCTATATGATGTTTTTAGCAAAATCAAAACTTCTTAAGAAAGTTGGACGCTTGGCGATTGGACCTTCCATTTTTAATGTCAACGAACCAATTATGTTTGGAGTTCCGGTTGTCTTAAACCCATTCTTAATGATTCCTTTCATGCTTGCACCAGTAGCAGTTTTAACCGTTACTTATTTTGGTACATCAATGGGTATTTTCCCACAAACGACTGGTACGATCATCCCGTGGACAACACCATATTTCATCAGTGGTTATCTTATGACTGGTGGTAAAATTATGGGTGTAGTCATGCAATTGGTTGCTTTTGCAGTTGCCTCTGCAATTTGGTTCCCATTCATTAAGATGTGGGATAAGAAAAACTTAGAAATGGAGAAAACTTCAAATACTAAGATGTTGGATAAAAAAAACTTAGAAATGGAGAACGCAACAATTAATTAA
- a CDS encoding RDD family protein, giving the protein MRIPTMDIKKKIFTPLRLKRIGAFVIDAVIISILLSIVYRITGFADFPGVLTKMIEIQKTMGEAASQDATVKVMALFNEAFLQSLLIWFCYDVLTTLLLRGSTIGKIIFRLKLTHIHNKKGKLAYVLLVIVRSFFKFLSMFLFQGLPFLISVISIFANPNSLAAHDRLARLVVVNKNDVKSLE; this is encoded by the coding sequence ATGCGAATACCTACTATGGACATCAAAAAGAAAATATTTACTCCGTTACGATTAAAAAGAATAGGTGCTTTTGTCATTGATGCGGTGATTATCTCCATCCTACTTTCAATTGTTTATCGAATCACAGGTTTTGCAGACTTCCCTGGAGTCTTAACAAAAATGATTGAAATTCAAAAAACAATGGGTGAAGCAGCTAGTCAAGATGCTACTGTAAAGGTAATGGCTCTTTTTAATGAAGCCTTTCTCCAATCGCTTCTTATCTGGTTTTGTTATGATGTCTTAACAACCTTATTATTAAGAGGATCTACGATTGGGAAGATAATATTTCGATTGAAACTAACACACATCCATAACAAAAAAGGTAAGCTTGCTTATGTATTATTAGTGATTGTTAGAAGTTTCTTTAAATTTTTATCGATGTTTCTTTTTCAAGGCCTTCCATTTTTGATATCCGTTATAAGCATATTTGCTAATCCAAACTCATTAGCTGCACACGATCGATTAGCTCGATTAGTCGTAGTCAATAAGAACGACGTTAAAAGCTTAGAATAG
- a CDS encoding PTS sugar transporter subunit IIB, which produces MNILLCCAAGMSTSLIVTKMEKVAASKGISARIWAVSESVVRSEIEEADVLLLGPQVRFILNEMKNICGEKNIPVEVIDMMNYGMCNGEAILEQAIKLIEKK; this is translated from the coding sequence ATGAATATTTTACTTTGTTGTGCTGCCGGCATGTCTACAAGTCTTATCGTTACAAAAATGGAAAAAGTTGCTGCGTCAAAAGGGATTTCAGCACGCATTTGGGCAGTTTCTGAATCAGTTGTTCGCTCGGAAATCGAGGAGGCTGATGTGTTATTGTTAGGACCACAAGTACGTTTTATTTTGAACGAAATGAAAAACATCTGTGGTGAGAAAAACATTCCAGTTGAAGTCATTGATATGATGAATTATGGCATGTGTAATGGTGAAGCTATTCTCGAGCAAGCAATAAAACTAATAGAAAAAAAGTAG
- a CDS encoding PTS lactose/cellobiose transporter subunit IIA, with protein MVKHETEIFTLILHGGNGRSAAMEAIHAAKEQNMDLAREKLKEASDALNKAHHIQTSLIQSEIGGNPTEISLLMIHAQDHLMNAMTVKDLAKEFVDMYERGLK; from the coding sequence ATGGTAAAACATGAAACAGAAATTTTTACATTGATTTTACATGGTGGAAATGGTCGAAGTGCAGCAATGGAAGCCATTCATGCCGCAAAAGAACAGAATATGGATTTAGCACGCGAGAAATTAAAAGAAGCAAGTGATGCTTTAAATAAGGCACATCATATTCAAACATCACTCATTCAATCTGAGATAGGTGGAAATCCAACAGAAATTTCACTTTTAATGATTCATGCCCAAGATCACTTGATGAATGCGATGACCGTAAAAGACTTGGCAAAAGAGTTCGTTGACATGTATGAAAGGGGCCTTAAGTAA
- a CDS encoding 6-phospho-beta-glucosidase, with the protein MSKKFKVVTIGGGSSYTPELVEGIIKRYEKIPVTELWLVDIEAGREKLETVGALAKRMVKKAGVPIEIHLSYDRREALKDADFVTTQLRVGQLAARALDERIPLKHGVIGQETNGAGGLFKALRTIPVILDICKEVEELCPNAWVLNFTNPAGMVTEAALRYSNIKKFIGLCNIPIGMEMGIANLLNVDHSRVRIDFAGLNHMVFGLEVYLDGVSVKDKVLEMIMDPANASFVKNIDAEEWAPEFLKGINVIPCSYHHYYYKTSEMLARELKEFESNETRAEVVQRIEASLFEKYKDETLDVKPPELEKRGGAYYSDAACRLISSIYNDTRDIQPLNTMNKGAISGLPYNSAVEVSCVITKDGPVPLTMGEMPVPVRGLIQTIKSFEQMAIEAAVEGSREKAIVALTINPLVANDKMAIAIVDEMLEAHKAYLPRFFKK; encoded by the coding sequence ATGTCAAAGAAATTTAAAGTTGTGACAATTGGTGGGGGCTCTAGTTATACGCCCGAACTAGTTGAAGGCATTATTAAGCGTTATGAAAAAATACCAGTTACAGAACTTTGGCTTGTTGATATCGAAGCAGGTCGCGAAAAATTAGAAACAGTTGGTGCGCTAGCAAAGCGTATGGTCAAAAAAGCTGGGGTTCCAATTGAGATTCACCTTTCGTATGATCGTCGTGAGGCTTTGAAAGATGCTGATTTCGTTACGACACAACTTCGTGTTGGGCAATTGGCTGCACGTGCACTTGATGAAAGAATTCCATTAAAACATGGTGTAATCGGGCAAGAAACCAATGGTGCAGGTGGTTTGTTTAAAGCGCTCCGTACGATTCCAGTAATTTTAGATATTTGTAAGGAAGTTGAAGAGCTTTGTCCAAATGCGTGGGTACTTAACTTTACAAACCCTGCAGGTATGGTGACAGAGGCAGCGTTAAGATATTCAAATATTAAGAAATTTATTGGCCTTTGTAATATTCCGATTGGAATGGAAATGGGTATTGCAAATCTATTAAATGTGGATCACTCTCGTGTTCGTATTGATTTTGCAGGTCTTAATCATATGGTTTTTGGATTAGAGGTTTATCTAGATGGAGTGAGTGTAAAAGATAAAGTTCTTGAAATGATCATGGACCCTGCAAATGCAAGTTTTGTAAAAAATATTGACGCAGAGGAGTGGGCACCTGAATTCCTAAAAGGTATCAATGTCATCCCATGCTCATACCATCACTACTACTACAAAACATCTGAAATGCTGGCAAGAGAATTGAAAGAATTCGAGTCTAATGAAACACGTGCAGAAGTCGTACAACGGATTGAAGCATCTCTATTTGAAAAATATAAAGATGAAACGCTAGATGTAAAACCACCTGAGTTAGAAAAACGTGGCGGGGCATACTACTCCGATGCGGCTTGTCGTTTGATCTCATCGATTTACAATGATACGCGAGATATTCAACCATTGAATACAATGAACAAAGGGGCAATTTCAGGCCTGCCATATAACAGTGCTGTTGAAGTTAGCTGTGTCATTACAAAGGATGGTCCAGTACCATTAACGATGGGAGAAATGCCAGTTCCAGTTCGAGGATTGATACAAACGATTAAATCTTTTGAACAGATGGCCATTGAGGCTGCGGTAGAAGGAAGTCGTGAAAAAGCAATCGTTGCATTGACGATCAATCCGCTTGTTGCAAACGATAAAATGGCTATAGCGATTGTAGACGAAATGCTAGAGGCACACAAAGCATATTTACCAAGGTTTTTTAAAAAATAG
- a CDS encoding SDR family NAD(P)-dependent oxidoreductase codes for MSLNQFFDLTGKTAIVPGGGSGLGRQMAIALAKAGANVVVGSRRLEVCENVVKEIETLGGQAFALALDVTDPESVGQAVEKVISQFGKIDILVNASGVAYEIPATEMPFKEWQVMIDTNLTGTFLMCQAVGRHMIENKYGKIINVSSTVATRGTDPEVVDSVGYAASKGAVNTLTKDLAVKWARHGLTVNAIAPGIMTTGMNDPQVEGTLANRLGGEGTKTPSRRLGRDSDIAGAVIYFASASSDYCNGNILGIDGGLGAK; via the coding sequence ATGTCATTGAACCAATTTTTTGATTTAACAGGAAAGACAGCAATCGTTCCTGGAGGCGGCAGCGGGTTAGGCCGTCAAATGGCAATTGCACTTGCAAAAGCTGGTGCTAACGTTGTAGTAGGTTCACGTCGTTTAGAAGTTTGCGAGAACGTTGTAAAAGAAATTGAAACGTTAGGAGGACAAGCATTTGCCCTGGCATTGGATGTAACAGATCCTGAATCTGTTGGACAAGCTGTAGAGAAGGTAATTTCTCAATTTGGCAAGATCGACATTTTAGTCAACGCTAGTGGAGTAGCTTATGAAATCCCTGCGACGGAGATGCCTTTTAAAGAATGGCAAGTTATGATCGATACAAATTTGACAGGTACATTCTTAATGTGCCAGGCTGTTGGAAGACATATGATTGAAAATAAATACGGAAAAATCATTAACGTTTCTTCAACTGTTGCAACTAGGGGTACGGACCCAGAAGTAGTAGACTCTGTAGGATATGCAGCAAGTAAAGGTGCCGTTAACACATTAACGAAGGATCTTGCAGTCAAGTGGGCACGTCATGGACTGACTGTGAATGCTATTGCACCTGGAATCATGACTACTGGAATGAATGATCCGCAAGTAGAAGGTACACTTGCAAATAGATTGGGCGGGGAAGGTACTAAGACTCCTTCAAGGAGATTAGGCAGAGATAGTGATATAGCTGGAGCTGTCATTTATTTTGCTTCGGCATCCTCTGATTATTGTAATGGAAATATATTGGGTATTGATGGCGGACTTGGGGCTAAGTAA
- a CDS encoding M15 family metallopeptidase, with the protein MDKLLIRDCIIIFAVLLTSFTDNNRDIKIKPESTTSVHAKQNDESIHVDVNPKSISVLVNNLHKLPESYSPPDLIYADIPFIFQEKTEKRKMRSEAAGAIKDLFTDAKSQGISLIGVSAYRSHATQTALFQSYVSKDGYEEAKTYSALPGTSEHETGLAIDVTGGDGQCPAEDCFGGTKEALWLEANAADYGFIIRYPKGKKAITGYQYEPWHLRYVGKSIALKIMNKGITLEEYFHAEPVNK; encoded by the coding sequence TTGGACAAACTATTAATCAGGGACTGCATTATTATATTTGCAGTGTTATTAACTAGTTTTACAGATAATAATCGAGATATAAAAATCAAACCTGAATCAACAACGTCCGTACATGCAAAACAGAATGATGAAAGTATCCATGTTGACGTTAACCCAAAGAGCATTTCTGTTCTCGTAAATAACCTACATAAGCTTCCAGAAAGTTATTCCCCACCAGATCTTATTTATGCAGATATTCCATTTATTTTCCAAGAGAAAACTGAAAAGCGAAAAATGCGTTCAGAGGCAGCAGGAGCGATTAAAGACCTATTTACTGATGCAAAATCACAAGGTATTTCATTAATAGGTGTTTCGGCTTATCGATCACATGCAACTCAAACAGCATTATTTCAGTCTTATGTAAGTAAAGATGGATATGAGGAAGCAAAAACGTACAGTGCTTTGCCTGGCACGAGTGAACATGAAACCGGTCTTGCAATCGATGTTACTGGAGGAGATGGGCAGTGTCCTGCGGAAGACTGCTTCGGGGGAACAAAAGAGGCCCTTTGGTTAGAGGCGAATGCAGCGGATTACGGCTTTATTATTCGATATCCAAAAGGAAAAAAAGCCATTACTGGTTATCAATATGAGCCTTGGCACCTACGTTATGTAGGTAAATCGATTGCTCTTAAAATTATGAACAAAGGAATTACACTGGAAGAATATTTTCATGCAGAACCAGTTAATAAGTAA
- a CDS encoding Ig-like domain-containing protein gives MQNQLISNKKSPFPLGAWQLFTFYLHFSLLAQEAIKQAAVTSEGNHTLVVTDTSGNEITVKFTIDKTSTVVTGVSNNGLYKKDVIITFNEGTATLDGDDSTSGKTVTSEGSHTLVVTDAAGNATTVNFTIDKTAPNAPTVDTVTSKTTEVTGTAEANSTIVVKEGKDTIGIGKTDQDGKFTISIEKQKKGTNLYVTAKDIAGNVSAATKVTVSK, from the coding sequence ATGCAGAACCAGTTAATAAGTAATAAAAAGAGCCCATTTCCTTTAGGAGCTTGGCAACTTTTTACCTTTTATCTCCATTTTTCTTTACTCGCCCAGGAAGCGATAAAACAGGCAGCCGTTACTAGCGAGGGTAACCACACATTAGTAGTAACTGATACATCCGGAAACGAAATAACGGTGAAATTTACCATTGATAAAACATCTACAGTCGTAACTGGTGTAAGCAACAATGGACTTTACAAAAAAGATGTGATCATTACCTTTAATGAAGGAACGGCTACATTAGATGGGGATGATTCTACAAGTGGTAAGACCGTAACTAGCGAAGGAAGTCACACATTAGTGGTAACCGACGCAGCTGGAAACGCAACAACCGTAAACTTTACGATTGACAAAACAGCTCCAAATGCGCCGACAGTTGATACAGTGACTTCTAAGACAACAGAAGTAACAGGTACAGCTGAAGCAAACTCTACGATTGTTGTAAAAGAAGGTAAAGATACAATTGGAATTGGAAAAACTGATCAAGATGGGAAGTTCACTATTTCCATTGAAAAACAAAAAAAAGGCACAAACCTTTACGTAACAGCGAAGGACATTGCTGGCAACGTAAGTGCTGCTACAAAAGTAACGGTTAGCAAATAA
- a CDS encoding helix-turn-helix transcriptional regulator, whose protein sequence is MYEGKIIKFYREKYKLTQEQLGKDICSITHISKIECNQTTYSPEIISLLSMRLGINMELEINKLKNIKQHLFHWQDAIIMQSFEDMEQINSELERELLIEISEYRFMYQLLRARYFLMNNWPLEAFKTIKKIQKIENKLTPYETNLLKHVLGIYYFAKHEYVKAIETLKTIQNEDYNNPEYYYHLAIAYHTIQSPVLAYYYAEKSHEFFQDMNNYLRVIDAEMLMIIQVEDDNGKEEIIKRYKKLIKSCELMNAPERKAKVLHNLAAEYFRRKNYEQASRFYKESMSLKDQESPVYLLSLEGFIRSSFDGNLINNDQLIQLTEHGLTIATRIKELLYIHLFKLLLYLLKSKEKEYHQYLFNKALPMFSNSGYTYLIKRSKKELFHYYSNNNLLDEALEMANLLINA, encoded by the coding sequence ATGTATGAGGGCAAAATCATCAAGTTTTATCGTGAGAAATACAAACTAACTCAAGAACAATTAGGGAAAGATATATGTTCTATCACACATATTAGTAAAATTGAATGTAATCAAACAACCTACTCACCTGAAATCATTTCTTTATTATCCATGCGGCTTGGAATAAATATGGAGTTGGAAATAAATAAACTTAAAAATATTAAACAACACTTATTTCATTGGCAGGATGCTATAATTATGCAATCCTTTGAAGACATGGAACAAATTAATAGTGAGCTGGAGCGCGAATTATTAATTGAAATCTCAGAATATAGATTTATGTATCAGTTACTTCGAGCTAGATATTTCCTAATGAATAATTGGCCCCTTGAGGCATTTAAGACTATAAAAAAAATACAAAAAATAGAAAACAAATTAACACCTTATGAAACCAATTTATTAAAACATGTTTTGGGTATCTACTACTTTGCAAAACACGAATACGTAAAAGCAATAGAAACATTAAAAACCATACAAAATGAGGATTATAATAATCCAGAATATTATTATCACCTGGCAATCGCTTACCACACTATACAATCACCCGTTTTAGCTTATTATTATGCTGAAAAATCCCATGAATTCTTTCAAGATATGAATAACTATCTTAGAGTTATTGATGCAGAAATGCTTATGATCATTCAGGTTGAAGATGATAATGGAAAAGAGGAAATCATAAAACGGTATAAAAAATTAATTAAAAGCTGTGAATTAATGAATGCCCCTGAGCGAAAGGCAAAAGTGTTACATAACTTAGCGGCTGAATACTTCCGAAGAAAAAACTATGAGCAAGCAAGCAGGTTTTATAAAGAATCCATGTCCCTTAAGGATCAAGAATCTCCTGTCTACTTACTTTCTTTAGAAGGTTTTATTCGCAGTTCATTTGATGGGAATCTAATTAACAATGATCAACTAATACAACTGACAGAACATGGATTAACAATTGCAACTAGGATTAAGGAGTTATTATATATCCATTTATTTAAACTTCTACTTTACTTATTAAAATCTAAAGAAAAAGAATATCATCAATATTTATTCAATAAAGCATTACCTATGTTTAGTAATTCTGGTTATACTTATTTGATAAAGCGTTCTAAAAAGGAATTATTTCATTATTATTCTAATAATAATTTACTGGATGAAGCATTGGAAATGGCAAACTTATTAATCAACGCTTAA